A segment of the Natrinema sp. SYSU A 869 genome:
ACCGAACCCGAGGGCGCACCGATGATCGGGGGAGTACACCACGGCCCAGACGCCGTCCTAGAGAATGTGTTCACGCCTCTAGACGAGACATTCGATTCCTTCGAAGTAGATGTCGACCGGTTCATCGACGGCGGCGACACAGTCGTAATGGAAGGATCACATAGAGTCACCACAGCGGACGGTGATGTCACGGAGATTCCTGCTGTCCACGTCTCCGACATGGAGGATGGAAAGGTTAAGAAATTCACCGCCTACGAGGATACCGCACTCGCCCAGCAACTGATGGACGAGTGACCGACACCACCTCATCCGTCACACCCGTCACTCATTTTGGCTGTGTTGAATCGCTGTAAGGCGGTGGATTTCACTGTTTGACGGCCTGCTTGATGTTATAGACGACACACATTAAGGCGATTTCACGGAACTCTCGATACCAGGTACGCGCTCGCACGGCGTAGCCGAGCGAGCGCTTAACGGCTGAGTTGACAGTTTCGGTCATTGACCGCTGAGCGTACCGATCTTCGTCAATACGGGCGTTATGTGCGTGATCGTACGGAGCGAAGATCCGGTGTTTGATCAGTGGGCGAATGTCGAGTTCACGCAGTCGTTCTCGGAGTTGTTGCTTGTCATAGCCTTTGTCAGCAGCAAGTGACCGCAGATCGCCCGCGTTCCGGCGGGCGATCTGCTCGGCGAGGTCTGCGTCGCTTCCTTCTAACGTCGTCGAACAGTGGAGATCAAGAACGGCTTGCGTTGCTGTATCGACGAGTTTTGTGACTTTGAGCGTTTGAACGCGGTAATTCGTTCGTTGGCAGTAGTGACGGCTCGCTCGATCTCGTTCGTAGAATGTCGCGT
Coding sequences within it:
- a CDS encoding nuclear transport factor 2 family protein, with the protein product MIAVATDRGTMAATEKSNVEIVEELYEAFNQGDLETCLAGFADDITWTEPEGAPMIGGVHHGPDAVLENVFTPLDETFDSFEVDVDRFIDGGDTVVMEGSHRVTTADGDVTEIPAVHVSDMEDGKVKKFTAYEDTALAQQLMDE
- a CDS encoding IS5 family transposase — protein: MTQISRFIGEVVPVAQSVTGDGDESAAPEGGGGFADYALVSLHCLRIYLDTSYRMTIDLLKEMPQITGEIGLRAADLPSPSTLCKVFDRISMRVCRVLLRQSAQLHDPSEHAAIDATFYERDRASRHYCQRTNYRVQTLKVTKLVDTATQAVLDLHCSTTLEGSDADLAEQIARRNAGDLRSLAADKGYDKQQLRERLRELDIRPLIKHRIFAPYDHAHNARIDEDRYAQRSMTETVNSAVKRSLGYAVRARTWYREFREIALMCVVYNIKQAVKQ